The Winogradskyella schleiferi genome contains the following window.
TTCAATCCTGTTCTATCCACTGAGGTGTTACTGGCAATGACTCCTTCGAGCTTGGTTTCTGCGATTAACTCAATAATTTCATCTAATTGTTGGGTATTTAAATCTGGTGCTATTTTTAGTAGAATTGGTTTTTGTTTGCTAAACGTCGTATTCGCATTTTGTACAGCAGAAATCAACTCCAACAAATAGTCTTTGTCATTTAATTTAGCATGGCTTCCTACATTTGGGCAACTGACATTCAGAACAAAATAATCCACATAAGAATGCAAAGCGTTAAAACATTCTAGATAATCCTTGGTATAATCTTCTGGAAGGGTTTGGGTGTTTTTCCCAATATTTCCGCCAATAATAAGTTGGCCTTTATTCTTTTTAAGTTCCTGAATAGCAGCTGCTAGTCCTTCATTATTAAAACCCATACGGTTAATAATCCCTTTATCGGCTTTTAATCTGAACAACCGTTGTTTAGGATTTCCTTCTTGGGCTTTTGGTGTTACGGTTCCTATTTCAATAAATCCAAAGCCAAAATTTGCCAATTCATTATATAAAACCGCATTTTTATCGAAACCTGCTGCTAAACCAACTGGATTCTTAAATTTCAACCCAAAAAGTTCCCGTTCCAGGCGTTTGTCTTCAACCACATATATACTTTTAAATAGACCTTTAATTCCTGGTAGTTTAGATACCTTCCGAATTAATGAAAACGTAAAGTAATGCACCTTTTCTGGATCGAAACAAAATAAAATAGGCCTGATTATAGATTTGTACATAAAACGGATTTAGCACTGCAAAAATAAGCATCTCTAGCTTAAGAACGAAGTATTAATTTTATCATAAACTGCCATTTATCATTTTTAATGGTTCCTAATTTAACTAACTTTGAAATTCTAATCAAAATCAACTTATTATGAAAAAAATTATAGTTCCCGTAGATTTTTCTAAAAACTCGGAATATGCTCTAGAAACTGCTGCTGCATTGGCAAAACAACACAATTCAGAATTGATTGTAATGCACATGCTAGAGATGTCAGAATCTGTTATAACCGCAACGAGTTCGCAACGAAATGAAGAAAATGCTTTTATGATGATGGTAGCCAACAAGAAGTTTGAAGCTTTTTTGGATCAACCCTATCTTGAAGATGTTAATGTTACACCAATAATAAGATATCATAAAGTATTAAAGGAAGTTGCTGAAGTTGCTAATGAAGTCAGAGCTGATTTAATAGTTATGGGTTCCAGAGGTCTCAGTGATCACGATGGCATTTTTACGGGTTCAAATACAGAAAAAGTAGTTCGCTACAGTAACACACCTGTTTTAGTTATAAAATCTAAACCAGGAAATGTTAATTTTACCAACATCATATTAGCAACAGATTTCTCTAAAGAAAGTATTTCAGCGGTAAAAAATGCACTAGAATTACTTGGAGAATTAGGAACAAATACCACCTTATTGCATATTAATACGCCAAATTTAAGTTTCTTGAGTACTGATGAAATTGACGAAAAAATCTCTACATTTTTAGAATCAGCAAAATTAAAAGAAACAGATGTGAGCATTGCACGTATCTCAGACCATAACGTAGAAGACGGTTTATTAAGTTTCGCCAAAAGAAATAAAGCAGATGCGTTAGCTATGATTACACACGGAAGAAAAGGATTGAGCCATTTCTTTGGAGGCAGTATTTCCGAAGATGTGGTTAATCATAGCAAGCTTCCCGTTATTACCTTTAAACTTTAATCATAAACCCTTAAAAAATAAAGACCACTACATGCAACATATCATTGACCGTTTTATTAGCTATGTGACCATAGATACTGAATCTGATCCAAATTCTGAAACCACGCCAAGTACCACGAAACAATGGGATTTAGCCAATAAATTAGTTGAAGAATTGAAAGCTATAGGATTAAGTGATGTTACCATAGATGAGAATGCCTATATCATGGCAACTTTACCTAGCAATGTAGATCATAATGTACCGACCATTGGTTTTATTTCGCATTTTGACACTTCTCCAGATTTTACAGGTGCCAATGTAAAACCTCAAATTGTTGAAGATTATGATGGAAAGGATATTGTACTCAATGCAGAACAAAACATTATTCTTTCGCCAGATTATTTTGAAGATCTATTAATGTACAAAGGTCAAACGTTGATTACCACAGATGGCACAACACTTTTAGGTGCAGATGACAAAGCCGGAATTACGGAAATTGTGACTGCTATGGAACACCTTATCAAGAATCCTGAAATTAAACATGGCGACATTAAAGTCGGGTTTACACCTGATGAAGAAATTGGACGAGGTGCCCATAAATTTGATGTCGAAAAGTTTGGAGCCGATTGGGCTTATACCATGGATGGTAGCCAAGTTGGCGAACTGGAATACGAAAATTTCAATGCAGCAGGCGCAAAAATCACAGTAAAAGGAAAAATTGTACATCCTGGTTATGCCAAAGGAAAGATGATAAATTCCATGTATTATGCTTCGGAATTTATTAACATTCTGCCTCGATTGGAAACTCCAGAGCATACCGAAGGTTATGAAGGGTTTTTCCACTTGCATAATATTGAAGGTGATGTTGAAGAAACAAAATTAGAATACATTATTCGCGATCATGACAAAGACAAATTCGAAGCTCGAAAAGCTTTAATGCAAAAAATCATTGACGATTTAAACACTAAATATGAAAGCGACGTTTTTAAGCTTGAATTGAAGGACCAATACTTCAACATGAAAGAAAAAGTGGAACCTGTAATGCACATTGTGGATATTGCTGAAGCAGCAATGAAAGCGGTTGGTATTGCTCCTCTAATTAAAGCGATTCGTGGTGGAACCGATGGCTCTCAATTGTCGTATATGGGTTTACCTTGCCCAAATATTTTTGCTGGTGGTCATAATTTTCATGGACGTTACGAGTATGTGCCTGTGGAAAGCATACAGAAAGCGGTCAAAGTGATTGTTAAGATTGCAGAGCTGACGGCTTTAAAGAAATAGTCTCTGTCTCTCAGTAAGCAGTAAGCAGTAAGCAGTAAGCAGTAAGCAGTAAGCAGTAAGCAGTAAGCAGTAAGCAGTAAGCAGTAAGCTAGAAATTTTCAGTTTATTGCTTATT
Protein-coding sequences here:
- a CDS encoding quinone-dependent dihydroorotate dehydrogenase; this encodes MYKSIIRPILFCFDPEKVHYFTFSLIRKVSKLPGIKGLFKSIYVVEDKRLERELFGLKFKNPVGLAAGFDKNAVLYNELANFGFGFIEIGTVTPKAQEGNPKQRLFRLKADKGIINRMGFNNEGLAAAIQELKKNKGQLIIGGNIGKNTQTLPEDYTKDYLECFNALHSYVDYFVLNVSCPNVGSHAKLNDKDYLLELISAVQNANTTFSKQKPILLKIAPDLNTQQLDEIIELIAETKLEGVIASNTSVDRTGLKTSDQRLSEIGNGGLSGQPIKEKSTKVIKYLADKSNKAFPIIGVGGIHSAEDALDKIDAGADLVQVYTGFIYEGPSLVKRINKALLK
- a CDS encoding universal stress protein; translation: MKKIIVPVDFSKNSEYALETAAALAKQHNSELIVMHMLEMSESVITATSSQRNEENAFMMMVANKKFEAFLDQPYLEDVNVTPIIRYHKVLKEVAEVANEVRADLIVMGSRGLSDHDGIFTGSNTEKVVRYSNTPVLVIKSKPGNVNFTNIILATDFSKESISAVKNALELLGELGTNTTLLHINTPNLSFLSTDEIDEKISTFLESAKLKETDVSIARISDHNVEDGLLSFAKRNKADALAMITHGRKGLSHFFGGSISEDVVNHSKLPVITFKL
- the pepT gene encoding peptidase T, translating into MQHIIDRFISYVTIDTESDPNSETTPSTTKQWDLANKLVEELKAIGLSDVTIDENAYIMATLPSNVDHNVPTIGFISHFDTSPDFTGANVKPQIVEDYDGKDIVLNAEQNIILSPDYFEDLLMYKGQTLITTDGTTLLGADDKAGITEIVTAMEHLIKNPEIKHGDIKVGFTPDEEIGRGAHKFDVEKFGADWAYTMDGSQVGELEYENFNAAGAKITVKGKIVHPGYAKGKMINSMYYASEFINILPRLETPEHTEGYEGFFHLHNIEGDVEETKLEYIIRDHDKDKFEARKALMQKIIDDLNTKYESDVFKLELKDQYFNMKEKVEPVMHIVDIAEAAMKAVGIAPLIKAIRGGTDGSQLSYMGLPCPNIFAGGHNFHGRYEYVPVESIQKAVKVIVKIAELTALKK